The genomic interval TGAAATACTATTGAAATTATATATATTCATATAATTGTTTTCAAAAGGGAATTAAAATGATATTACAATTAGCGAAAtgagttaaaataataaaaatcatggagggcaaataattgatattatttcttgttcacaTATGAATTTATACTGGGATTTATATGGGAaggatgatttttaaaattaaagaaatattctgaATTACTCTTCTGTTGATACCTGTTTTTTTGACTTGACCTTCTATACTCCATGCTTTTGATATTCCATCTGTTGATGCTTGTAGCTTTTTATATGTGAACCCTAGGATGGTAAATTAAAAGATTTGATACGAAAATGTTAACTTAATTGACCATTTgatatgaaaagagaataattatgataaatgGATAAAATGAAATCCTTGAAGTGAAATAAGAAAGATGGTAAATGAAGAACATTAAAAAGTGAAGACCATGAGCCTAGCTTTGTACTAGCGCTTTATACTAGAGTACTGGACCAcccacatgttattgtggtagcgcAGCGGCCCACGGTCCAGAGTACCTGACCGTACACCCGTGACGTGGCGGCGTGATGTAGCCCTCAGTCAGTGTTAATTATATCTTCCACCGGTGAGGGCTGACAACTCGTACGTTAGATGACGTATGCGACAGTTTTATACTCTGAGGAGACCTTTAGCCTATGCATATGATATTACACTCTAATGATATGAGCTCaagtgattcactttttagttgatttatcagattTAGACTATGGATATACATGTCGATATTATCCTGATAACTTGTATACCgattgattaaataataagattgaaaATTGATCTTAATTGATGATAATATATGAAGATGAATTTTAATTCTAACAAATAAATGTTAGATGATCATAACTATACACTTATGTATATTATCTGAGAActtaaagaagaaataaaaattgaaataataaataatacttCTTTGATTTCTTGAACAAGATTAAATTTATGCATATCTTTCTTGAGTATTCACTTAGCCATTTGACTAACTTTCTACTTAGCCATTTGACTAACTTTCTACATTTCGTGACCTCTAGTTTTATAGGTACAAGGACccttttgatattatagttgattttgAACTTCCATAGAGTTGCTCAAAGATTCCAACGTATTGATTTTCTGGTTTGTCTTACTTTTATTTCATTGTATTTacattctaaaattttattcCAGATGTCGTTGATCTGTATAGTCTTGTAATCTACGAAAAACtaagacatatatataaatttgatacATTTCTTGATTATTCTGTTTTGATAGTTCTAGAATTTCTTATATTATATTGTCATCGAGTGGGATACCGGGAACTAGACCCCGGTGCGTGACATTATTTCAAGGGGTAAACAATGAATATGCAGCGGAACATGTGAAGTAAACGATGCATTTGATCTATTGCTGAGATTTCCACTTGCGAGCCCTCTCGAAGCCATTCCTTCCGTACTGGTAATCGTGGAAGGCCTGCTGGATCTCTGCGTGGGTGTTCATCACGAATGGGCCGTGCTGCACCACGGGCTCCTTCAGCGGCTGCCCTCCGATCAAGGCAAACCTTAGCTGCCGCTCCGATCGGTTCCACACGCTCAGGCCGTCGCCGTCGCCGAGCACAAGCACGTGGTGGCTCGCCGCAGGGGCTGCGCTTGGGTCGCCGAAGAGGCCCTCGCCGTCGACGATGTAGACGAAGGCGTTCCACGACTCGGGGATGCGCTGGTGGACTTCCGCGCCGGGCTGCAAAGTGAAGTCGAGAAACATCGTCGGCGTTTGGGTGTATACGGGCGAGCGCACGCCGAAGGATTCGCCGGCGATGATGCGGACGTCGACGCCGTCCTTCTCCACCCTGCTTATTTCCTGGCTTTGCAATTCTTGGTATCTCGGCTCCATCCTGGGTAGCGGGAGCGGTAAACCCTAGTTATTCACTTGGGATCTATGATTCTTTATCCGAAAGGTAACGAAAGGTCATTTGTTTTTTATCTTGCTCAATTTCGATCGGTTCCGTTCAGAGAAAGGGGGAAACTTACATTTTGTCTTTGGAAGAGAGATTGATCCATAACTGCAATCCTTGGTTTTCGCCGTCGGCAGCCGGCATCTCTGAGTGCACGATCCCTCTTCCGGCAGTCATCCACTAGAGTTCAGTTCGGAGAAGACAAGCATTAGTTGGAACTCTGTAAACGCTAAATTCTTTAATCTGTTTCAGAAATCACCTGCAGATCTCCTGCCCTGATTGTGCCTTTGTGACCAgcgaaatcttggtgagtgaaagcTCCCTGCATGATGCAAGCCATAGGAAATCGGAATCACGGAGGCAATCAGCGATAAACAAATTTGGGGAAAATCTTATGCGAATTGCTGCTACCTTCAGCATGTACGTCACTGTCTCAAAACCTGACAAAACGAAATTGAGGAGAAGATTTTTAGATGTATCGATCGGAGAGAACTCATTGGGGCAATGAACAAGAGCAGAGTTTCACGAACCTCTGTGGGGATGATCCGGGAATCCAGCAGGAGCGGAAACTGCGAAAGAGAAATCTCTGAGAACCAGCAATTAAGAACTAAAACTGGGCAAAATCGAAAGAATCGTTCACAAATTTCAAACCTGTGAACTCGTCCAGCATCAAAAAAGGATCCAAGTTCCTCAATTCCGGCCTGGAGAtccacaaaattaaaaaaaaaacacacacaaaaCAACAACACGTAAATCGCAGAAGCAAACAAAAAGGCGGATGTGGGATCGATCGCTGACCTTCCAATGCTTCTCCGGACGGAAGCACCATCGCCGTCTTCTTGCGACTTGGCGAGGACCTTCTTCACCACCAGCCTGGGCTTCTCAAAGCTCGGGGCGCCGTGATCTGCCATGGAACTGAGATCGTGGAAGAACAAAAGACAAGGAGGCAGAAGGCAAAATACGCTGATGAGGATGATGAAGGGCTTGATTGAGGCAGATCTGGAGTGGGGATTGAAATTTATACCAGCGCAGGGCCGCCTTGTCATGTTCTTAATGCGCGTGCATTTGGCAGGTAAACCATTCATTTTACAGAACGGGCGTTGACGGCGCCACGCCGCCTTATTCGTTCTCCTTCCAAATTCAACCAGATTGAACGGCAATACGTGAAGGATGATGCATTGCGTTTGTATTATGTCAGCCTTACGGGAGAATGACGGAAGCCCTCGATTCATGCCACCTCGGATTAACGACATGAATTGTATCGgataattttaatttctatatttttcattAATGCAAATAATGAAAGGCAAAAAACTAGGTGGATATTTTTTCATCACATTTTACTAAACCCCGCGAGAAATTTCAATATTACTCATTTTACATActcaattttattaattaaaaaaacatctATTACATTTCCATTATATCCTTTCTCTTTccatatttaattctttttaaaagaaatttaacctGTTTAAAAATTCTGTTTTTATTTTACAcagttaaaatttaaatttgaaatatgAATATATTAAAGAGACTTTGAGaagtatattaattttaatttaaaatgatttaaagttCTTTAAATTTATCAATAAGTTTAGGACGAAATTGAATGATGAATGtcattcaaaaatttaattttttttttatcaaatgaaAGGAATCTTAGGAACTCATTGATAATGTTCATtagtgattattattattatatgcctTATAATTAAtttgtgataaattttatcaaactttaaaacttcatttctctCCATCTACACTATTGAATTTAGATATGAAATTATACATACATTAAACATCATTCAGTTTTGGacgaataaataaaattatttttttttatttttgccaataattaattatcaaaagtATAAGTTCAAaatttatgtaaataatataataCTAAccgatccggtggtaaggatcgggGGCCCACATAGGAAGGGGTCAACGATACGGGAGAGTCAAAGTTCCGGCTAAGTGGGGAGGAAGTCATCTGGCCGACCGGCCTGAGTAGATCCCGGGCTGGCACGAAGACAGTTCGAACtcgggtcgagcttccgacgctcataagTTCCCTTATAGAGGAACCGCTATGCCGAGTGGTCAATCTGCTCGGCCAAACTGCAGAACAACTAGCTTGTACCCCGTCCGAGTATGTGATCGAGCGGTCTTCTCGCCCGGTCCGAGGTGCATGTATACCCGAGCGCCCTGGAGGCCGAGCGACCAGTCCGTCCGACCCAATTAGAGACAAAaggcttagaagaggacaaaaggggcagctagtgatatcattctcgagacacttaccgccgacaaacagcatggtcggtgcCCGGGCCGTACCGAGGATCGTACGAGGGAAGTTTCCGCTGCCGtgacagagatatgctcggatagTTGCGGTATGGAtttagacacgcttttctgacacagccattctgaggtatgctttgaggagcgtacACGCCTCGAGAAGCGTgtacgcgtctctacagggtcctatataaggacctcctGACTTCGGCGGAGGTATGATTTTTCTCctcatctactgtagccacagtctctCTATTCTGCCTCTGTTTCATCTCGCCATCgtctgatttgagcgtcggagggtcgtcatcgggaaccccttcccggcccagctttgttgcaggttcatcggagggCCACGTCACTGCGGAGATCACCCGGAGGCGGTaaagagtgccacgtccccagtttCCATCTACTCAGTGCACGGACAGGATAAAATTGACACCGTTTGTGGACATTTTATATTAGGCATATTGTTGGGCATAATTTGTTATTTGGAAAGAGTCTCAAATAATTTGAGTGGTGATTATGATAAAATTAGGCGTGTTGTTGGGCATTTTATAATTTCTGGTGCGTATTTGAGAATTTAGAGAGTGTGGGGtccttttcaaaaaataattttgcacattatttagtaaaaaaataataatttcctCTTTCGGCCTCCTCCGTGGTCGATATTTTACCTTTCTCCTGCGCATTTTATGTTTTGGTAGGATCGGGGGAGAGGATCGGCATCGAGATCAAGGCCAAGGTCAGATCCATGGCGGAGACGCCGCCTCCTTTCCAGGAAGCATCCCGCTGCGACGTCTGCAACTGTAGTTTCAACACCTTCCGCCGTCGggtaccttcttctcctcctcctcctttcgaCATACCCACCATCGGGAGAAAAATTTCTCCTGATATATATTTAATCGATCACTTGTCTATTTTCCTAATGTCAAAATATAGCAAGTGATCTAAGTAGTGGAATTTAGCTCATACTGACACATTGTTTTTTCGGTTCGGAATCTTGATTTTATCTGTATATTGGAACGTAATAATGACTCACGAAACCATCGTAATCTTGTTTCCCCTTTAGTAAAGAGGAAAACTTCCTCTTCTTCTGAATTAGTTGTTCTCGTATAACTTTTTTTTTGTTCAACTTtaactattattttttaatcaCTTTTTATCGATCAATGGACCACAATAGCGCCAAGTTTCTATCATGTAGCTATCCCAATGTGTTCTGACTATCTAAGTACAAGGTAGTCTGTATTGAAAAAAAACTGTTAGCTGGAAAAATTCACTATCTAAGTTTTCCCTTCCATTTCAGCTCAACCATATTACTTGATTCTTATtctatttcatatttttatttcctttttcatctTTCCTTAGTGTTAATGTTTCATGTTCTTGTCTGTATCATATCTATTTCAGTATAGACATATTCCTTTTATTTTGTATTCCAAGTTGACTATTGACGGCATTAAGtaataacaagtaatttaaaccTGCCATTACTTGACATGGAATCAGGGCCACCTCGAGGAATTTTAGATCATCCTTCTTCCAATTCCTGAATTCTCTCACCTGACATCTTCCTTGAGTTATTCTGAGGATTCATCTTTGCCTGATGCTCAAGTAGGGGATCTTCTACCTGAGATCCTTCCTCATCCCCACTCACCTAACTGCTGAACCAAGAGAATCCCCCATCTAATGTTCTTTCCGTCGTCATTATAGCCCACCTCCTAAACCAAGAGAAGCCATTTACACTCATGATTTTGTCTGATCTTTGCTGATGCCTATCACCTAATGCCCAAAATAAGGTAAATATATCACCTAAAATCTTCGCTGACCTCCATTGCTGCCTATCACTCTGCATTACATCTGAACCAGTATCATTGCTGAGATCCACCAATGACTAACTTCCCTAGTGTATGTTCTTAGATACACTTGCGAGTCATTGACCTTCTAGTTGACTCCTTTATCTCAACCTGTGGGATCATAAGAACTCAATTTGGTTCTCAAATCATTTGAAATGGCAGACAAGGTTCTACTGATAGTCATCAAACTTGATGGTATAAACTACAACCAAGTGCCCTACCTGATGATCTTTTTTTGATAGGAAGAGTGATATGGAAATATGTCATTGATGAATGATAATCCACAACAAAAACAATGACCTGGATTGTTAACACAGCTCTTCCATAATCATGCAGTTCAATAAGTCTGAATTTGTAAAGGAAATTGGGGATTTTCTTGCTAAAAGGTACAGTCAAATATGGATACTTGTTGTTGCTATAAAGTAATAAATTACTGTTGGCCTCAAAGAGAGTAGGAGCTTTACATGGCACTATATCACATGGTAACCATTGCACTAACATTCTAGAAGCACTTTACACTATTGTGAATCTCTAACCCAGAATAGGTATCTTGCATATGATTTATAGTTATATTGAATATGTTTCTTTATAACACTTAGTTCGTACTCTGGATTTTCTTACATACAGTTTAACTGTGTTATGTTTGTCTCAAAGATTAAACTGCAACTCATTTGGTTCTTTTTATGGGCAGCATCATTGTCGACGTTGCGGCAGGACATTATGTCATGAACATTCTTCAAACTACATGGTACTTTCTATTATCTGCTTTCTTTGTAATCATACATATACTTAAGATCAAATTGCTAAGATGCTAATCAAATTCTCAGATCTTACCACAATTTGGCATATCTTCTGATGTCAGAGTGTGCTCTGACTGTTTCAACGACTCTTCTAGGTTAAGCTTCAaccttttctttttattattctcatttaGCATCAATTCTTTATCATGTTTAATTTAATCTGTCACGCCTAAATCATCGTGGATCATTAATTTTATGGAAGACAAACAATAGCAATGGGAGATCTCAGATAACAAAACACATGATATATGTGATCGAGCATCAATGAGTGTTGCCGGATGATCTTCGTGTTGGTTGATGCCGTGGAATGTGGAAGAAGAGAATACTCCTTTCCTGCTCAACTGTTGTCATTTCTCTTCTGATTGGCCCTTCATGCATGTGTGAATTGTTGGAGTCATCTCGTCCTATGAAATCTAGTTTTAGTTTGGGTCCATGATTCCAATGTTAAGTTTTGATTGTTCGACTGAAACCTTCTGAAATTTCAAACCTTGATCTTGGAAGCTAGCTACCTTTGTGTTCCAGGAATTAGTTTAGTTAACATCTGCATGAAACTTGGATTTGCTGAATTGGCAAACTCTTGTTTTGGTAGTGACATTGACCATAGAGCTACTTGGCGTTCTTATAGCTTTTATCTCTTCAATGGGAGCTTGTATAATGTGTTTCAATGATGCTTTCCCTTATTTGAAGGATGATTTGTTCATTTATTCTTGGTAATAGGAGTATCAATGATTTGTTTTTCATGTTGGTGAATGTTTGGAACTTGACTCAGTTCTGAGTTCTGACTGTGTTCTTGTGTGACAAATGTGTATACCCTTATCATAAGAAACACTAATAAGCTCTAGAAAGAAGACTTTAAAGCATTCAATTGTTTTTCACCTTAAGAGCTTGCAACATTCTTAGTATTTTTCATCACATTCAAATGAGTTCTTGGAAATTAGATTTACCTTTCACCTACCAACCTTGTAAATTTCCTTAAAATGATGCATTTGAGTTCTTTGTTTTAGGTTTCAGAAAGATAATAAACAGACTTCTCCGAATACCTCCAATGGTGCAGAGAACTCATTTTCAAGATTAACACTTAACGAGAATGCTGTTTTATTGGCTAAAGCATCAGAAGAATCTGCAGCACGTGTTCTGGAGTGCAAGTGTGGGATGCCTTTGTGTATATGTGTAGCTCCAACACCAGAACCAGTTCCTATACAGGTATATGCTGATAGAATTTTGGCTTAAGCTAGGTTTTTTGCTATGATTTTTAGATGCTCATGCACATGCATAGATGCAGAATACTACTATCTCAAAAACCAAACCAAAGAAGGCTAGCAGCCAGAAATCTACAGAATCCATGTCAATGAAGCACGCTTCTACATCTTCCAGGAATCCAAGGTTGCCTATCTGTTAGTTCCACTTAGACTTTGTTAGTTTTGAGACACTTAACATAATGTAgcttgaaattaaattcagaattgtGTTTTTCTCATCCTTGTTTGATAGTTTTCTTTGTCTAGTTTCTACTAATAAATTATTGCTTTGTCTAAGTTTGATTGTTTTCCTTGCAGTAGTCAGTTGTTTTTTATCTTGGGGTAACTTATTTGATTTTAGACACAGGAAGCTCCTGTTTTAGATTATGACATGCATTATTATTTATTGCAGCCCGATTTTTAACCATAGTCAAGCAAGCAACCTTACAATAGATAAGGCTAGTGCAAATTATGAAGTCAGTGGAGAGGTAAAAGTCTATCATGGAACCTGAATGCTTGTTTCTTGCTCGTGGATCTCATATCACTGGATTATGGGGGTTATTTCTTCATTCCAGGGGTTAAGAGAAGCAATTAAGAATAGTGATGCTACTGCTGTCAAAGAACTTCTTAGTAAGGTATATAAGATGACTGTGAGAATGTAAAATGCTTTAGCCAAACCTAACTTTTCCTTTCTGGAGCAGGGTGTGGATCCAAATTATTGTGACAAGCAAGGCTTAACGTTGCTACATCTTGTAAGTCAATTCCCCTcgacaaatttaaaatttctgaattttgattttttagCTGACCAGTTTAGCACTGTCTACCATTTATCCTTTTAAAACTTACTCTCATCTTTGttacaatttttaaaattgatgcaTGTTCTTCTGTGGCTTGATATTTGTAAACTAGATTCAAAAGTTCTGGCTGGATACATGGTTTTTTAAATTATGCTTCTTTGAAGAATGTATCAACTAATATTCAACTCTATAAAAAGTAAATCTCTCTTGCTGGCTTGCCTAGAGCCATGGCAAATAAGTGGAATGTACATGCTTACCTGAAGTATACATTAGTTGTTAGCTATCATTCTTGATGACAAAATTTCTTAATGCAATCTTCAATAGGTGCCAATTCAACTTGCTTAAACAAGTAATATTTGTCAAGAAAAGCGATCCTTGAATGTTTGTGTGTGATTAAAAAATGTAAGAGATAGACATGTATGCTGGAATATTCTCTTCATTGTAGGCTGCAGTTTTTAACCAGACTGAAATAGCTTTCATCCTCATGGATCATGGAGCAAGCACAGAATCCAAAAATGCACAAGGTGATTGTTAGTTTCATGATTACTTGTGTAGTGACGCATAGTTATACAGTTTCAGCTTTCCTTTTATAATGGCTTGCAAATGCTTAGCATACTTAAACCTTTCTTTTCTTATTACTAATAAGATAATTGCATATACTGGTCTTCTTTTGGCTCTAGTGAGTTTTGACCAATTAATCTGTCCTCAAATGTCAGTTATATTCAATACATTCTCCCACTGTGCCAGTTATGTTTGTAGAATAGCATAGcttcaaaaagaaaaaagaaacaaaacattCATATCTCAAGtaaaaatgaaaccaaacctccCTGTTCTTTGTAACCCAGTTTCCTAGTACTATTCTCACAGCTACGTGGTAATTCTTGGCTCTATCTTGGTTTTTGAAACATTGAACTCAATCAAGCTTGCAGAAAAAATGGAAAATAGTTATGCTGTGTAATAATGGGGATTGAATGCTCCGTACCAATGGCATTTATTTgctttcaaataaatttgaaggTAGATGATATTATCCAACGTTTGAAGTTGATTTAAACGATGCGCATCAGCAAGGAGCATGAGTAGATATTTATGCATTTCCACAAGGAAACTCTGCTACTACTTCACTCTGCGTATTCTTTATTATCAGGCGAAACACCTGTGGATTGTGCTCCCACCATGTTGCAGTACAAAATGCGCAAGAAAATGGAGGAACTTGTGTCCATCGGATAATCAAGAAATTGTGTTTGAAATTAAGACTTCTGATGTTAACTATGCTCATTTCATTCCCTGCTTCTGTTTTATGCGAAGACAATCAAGCATGATTAAAAAGCAGTGTGTCGGTATGACAGATACTTCTGTTGTATAGAATGCGTTTTTTCTCACTCTACTTGAAACAATAAGTAATAATTCAACTACTTTGTGTATTCATTGCCCTTTGCTCTTAGATCTTCTAGATTAGGACATGTGAATGAAGTGGTTTCTTTTGCTGTACTTGGTAGCCATCAACCTAAGAAAGAAAGTCACATGGATTGTCCTTTGTCTGAACCTCCCACCTAACAGTTCGACAATCAAGAGTATCATCACTATCACTTGAAGGAGATCAATCCTGCCATCTTCATTTAAAGACATttatatttcaatcaacaatgTCACCCACTGTTCTGGAGCAATTGACACACAAGTAGAAGCCCTAATTTTGCAAAAGTAAAAGAATCGGTTTGGATCGATTTAACAAATACAAATGAATGGACTATAATCTAGCTTGCTAGAAGTTGGAGGTGGATGTCCCAACATAGCCGAACCCTATAATAATGAACGCAAAAGCTTGAAGGTAGATATATACATAGTAATAGTTTTCTCCAAATGCAATATTGTAGGATGCACAAAACAGGAGGTAGACTGCAAACCCAAGCTGCGAGAAACTCACCCTGAGTTCCAAAACATAATGAGAGACATCATTAGCATTGgctaaaaattatcaaaaatcaaaaagaaataataaactcGGGGTGTGCTTTACTTGTCTTGGAGAGATGATCTGGTTGGTTGTGAGAAACTGATTTCAAGTTTTCCATTGAGTGTTTCACCTAGTTTCTCGGTAACAACCCACTCGTTGAAATTGGCCGTCTCAAGAAGACCAATTAT from Zingiber officinale cultivar Zhangliang chromosome 6B, Zo_v1.1, whole genome shotgun sequence carries:
- the LOC121989017 gene encoding hepatocyte growth factor-regulated tyrosine kinase substrate-like, whose product is MAETPPPFQEASRCDVCNCSFNTFRRRHHCRRCGRTLCHEHSSNYMILPQFGISSDVRVCSDCFNDSSRFQKDNKQTSPNTSNGAENSFSRLTLNENAVLLAKASEESAARVLECKCGMPLCICVAPTPEPVPIQMQNTTISKTKPKKASSQKSTESMSMKHASTSSRNPSPIFNHSQASNLTIDKASANYEVSGEGLREAIKNSDATAVKELLSKGVDPNYCDKQGLTLLHLAAVFNQTEIAFILMDHGASTESKNAQGETPVDCAPTMLQYKMRKKMEELVSIG